Proteins co-encoded in one Juglans regia cultivar Chandler chromosome 16, Walnut 2.0, whole genome shotgun sequence genomic window:
- the LOC109006491 gene encoding uncharacterized protein LOC109006491, translating into MERIQELEWMKLCMRKLALWLTRTFNPIMTHDDLEPLMATLGFVALPPSPPHPASTPWKEYHFTAGGSFWTSSDSADSPPKPRLPFPRIDGLHVNTYRAFLDAVNFYVNMPNISDLFHVRGMPLNTTDDRSRKWRRMSDDESVFVYREGTLEQGTTTTHNSDKNSKSSDSNKTNGNCNSVIRSKGNGNTPVICLVSLKDVIQIL; encoded by the exons atggagagaataCAAGAGCTGGAGTGGATGAAACTGTGTATGAGGAAGCTCGCCCTTTGGCTCACCAGGACCTTCAACCCCATCATGACTCATGACGATCTCGAGCCCCTCATGGCCACCCTTGGTTTCGTcgccctccctccctctcctccCCACCCCGCTTCCACTCCTTGGAAGGAATACCACTTTACTGCCGGCGGAAGTTTCTGGACTTCTTCCGATTCCGCTGACTCACCGCCTAAGCCCAGGCTTCCCTTCCCAAGAATCGACGGCCTCCACGTCAACACCTACAGGGCCTTTCTCGACGCCGTTAACTTCTACGTCAACATGCCCAACATCTCCGATCTTTTCCATGTCAG GGGAATGCCATTGAATACAACAGATGATCGCAGTAGGAAGTGGCGTCGTATGTCAGATGATGAAAGTGTGTTCGTTTACAGAGAAGGAACACTGGAACAAGGGACGACGACGACACACAACTCTGATAAGAACAGCAAGAGCAGTGACAGTAACAAGACAAATGGTAATTGCAACTCCGTCATTCGAAGTAAGGGCAACGGTAACACCCCCGTCATCTGTCTCGTCTCTTTGAAAGATGTCATCCAGATACTATGA
- the LOC109006671 gene encoding expansin-A20-like has product MGALQATVFFLILLKARDVTVAENDEWKTATATYSKETDGSIITEGACGYGDLHKSSYGKHSAGLSTILFNRGSSCGACYELRCVDHILWCLQGSPSVILTATDFCPPNYGLSADYGGWCNFPKQHFEMSEAAFAEIAERKADKVPVQYRRVKCERRGGLRFSLSGNSRFFQVLVTNVGLDGEVVAVKVKGSRTGWIPMGRNWGQNWQCNINLKGQPISFEVTASSGRTLASYAVAPANWQFGQTFEGKQFK; this is encoded by the exons ATGGGTGCTCTTCAAGCCACAGTTTTCTTCTTGATTCTATTGAAAGCACGCGACGTTACTGTAGCCGAGAATGATGAATGGAAGACTGCTACTGCAACATACTCCAAAGAAACAGACGGGTCGATCATTACGG AAGGAGCTTGTGGTTATGGAGACCTCCACAAGTCGAGTTATGGGAAGCACAGTGCTGGCCTGAGTACCATATTGTTCAACAGGGGGAGTTCTTGTGGGGCTTGCTATGAGCTGAGATGTGTTGACCACATATTGTGGTGCTTGCAGGGAAGCCCATCTGTTATTCTCACTGCTACAGATTTCTGCCCTCCCAATTACGGGCTCTCAGCCGATTATGGTGGCTGGTGCAATTTCCCCAAACAACACTTTGAAATGTCGGAGGCTGCATTTGCTGAAATTGCAGAGAGAAAAGCTGATAAAGTTCCAGTGCAGTACAGGAG GGTGAAGTGTGAAAGAAGGGGTGGGCTGAGATTCAGTCTCAGTGGAAATTCACGCTTCTTTCAAGTTCTTGTCACCAATGTAGGTTTGGATGGTGAAGTTGTTGCTGTGAAAGTGAAGGGATCAAGAACGGGATGGATACCTATGGGAAGAAATTGGGGACAAAACTGGCAATGCAATATCAATCTCAAAGGACAGCCTATATCTTTTGAGGTGACCGCCAGCAGCGGAAGAACACTCGCATCTTATGCTGTTGCTCCAGCAAATTGGCAGTTCGGACAGACATTTGAAGGGAAACAATTCAAGTAG